The following are from one region of the Silene latifolia isolate original U9 population chromosome 9, ASM4854445v1, whole genome shotgun sequence genome:
- the LOC141601054 gene encoding uncharacterized protein LOC141601054 has translation MHASAWRFPRTGTMFNLDPATLGRSREFWGQCVLGFLVDYRIFKVDKLNDLIRRKWKTRGRVTALKLGDIYAIHCESDDDREDLIKRTYSTFDGAMMIFTRWFPDSVPRTICFPYADLWVRVCGLPFEYLNMEMANIAGHLLSQHFEVEPFEVIPVSDYIRVKVRIQLNEPLVPGFFLSMDGDYLLWIQFPYEDVFKYCIRCGKIGHIGACCREIL, from the coding sequence ATGCATGCAAGTGCTTGGCGTTTTCCCAGAACTGGTACCATGTTTAATCTTGATCCTGCTACACTGGGACGGTCAAGGGAGTTCTGGGGTCAGTGTGTCCTGGGTTTTCTCGTTGATTATCGTATTTTCAAGGTTGATAAACTTAACGATCTGATTAGGCGAAAATGGAAGACTAGAGGCAGGGTCACTGCTTTGAAGCTTGGTGATATTTACGCTATTCACTGCGAATCTGATGATGATCGTGAGGATTTAATAAAGCGCACCTATTCTACTTTTGATGGAGCTATGATGATTTTTACAAGATGGTTCCCAGATAGTGTTCCTAGGACTATTTGCTTTCCATATGCAGATTTATGGGTTCGAGTATGCGGTCTCCCTTTTGAGTACCTTAATATGGAGATGGCTAATATTGCTGGTCATTTACTTAGTCAACACTTTGAGGTGGAGCCTTTTGAGGTAATTCCTGTTAGTGATTATATAAGGGTCAAGGTCCGTATCCAATTAAATGAACCGTTAGTTCCTGGTTTCTTTCTTTCGATGGATGGCGATTACCTTCTATGGATTCAGTTTCCCTACGAGGACGTCTTTAAATATTGTATTCGTTGTGGTAAAATTGGTCATATTGGGGCTTGTTGTCGTGAAATATTATGA